From one Streptomyces sp. CA-210063 genomic stretch:
- a CDS encoding aspartate aminotransferase family protein translates to MTDELLGRHKAVLPDWLALYYADPMEITHGEGRHVWDARGNKYLDFFGGILTTMTAHALPEVSKAVSEQAGRIIHSSTLYLNRPMVELAERIAQMSGIPDARVFFTTSGTEANDTALMLATTYRQSNQILAMRNSYHGRSFSAVGITGNKSWSPTSLSPLQTLYVHGGVRTRGPYADLSDADFITACVADLEDLLGHGRPPAALIAEPIQGVGGFTSPPDGLYAAFREVLGRHGVLWIADEVQTGWGRTGDNFWGWQAHGQNGPPDIMTFAKGIGNGMSIGGVVARAEVMNCLDSNSISTFGGTQITMAAGLANLNYLVEHDLQGNARRVGGLLIERLRAITAQIPVVKEVRGRGLMIGIEVVRPGTDEANPEAASAVLEAARREGLLIGKGGGHNTSALRIAPPLSLTVAEAEEGADALERALRSIQ, encoded by the coding sequence GTGACCGACGAACTGCTCGGACGCCACAAGGCCGTACTGCCCGACTGGCTCGCGCTCTACTACGCGGACCCGATGGAGATCACCCACGGCGAGGGCCGCCATGTCTGGGACGCCCGGGGCAACAAGTACCTCGACTTCTTCGGCGGCATCCTCACCACGATGACGGCGCACGCGCTGCCCGAGGTCTCCAAGGCGGTGAGCGAGCAGGCCGGGCGGATCATCCACTCCTCGACGCTCTACCTCAACCGGCCGATGGTCGAACTCGCCGAGCGGATCGCCCAGATGTCCGGCATCCCGGACGCCCGCGTCTTCTTCACCACCTCCGGCACGGAGGCCAACGACACCGCGCTGATGCTGGCGACGACGTACCGGCAGAGCAACCAGATCCTGGCGATGCGCAACAGCTACCACGGCCGCTCCTTCAGCGCGGTCGGCATCACCGGCAACAAGAGCTGGTCGCCGACCTCGCTGTCACCGCTCCAGACCCTGTACGTGCACGGTGGCGTCCGGACGCGCGGCCCGTACGCCGACCTGAGCGACGCCGACTTCATCACGGCCTGCGTCGCCGACCTGGAGGACCTGCTCGGCCACGGCCGCCCGCCGGCCGCGCTGATCGCCGAGCCGATCCAGGGCGTCGGCGGCTTCACCTCACCGCCGGACGGCCTGTACGCGGCCTTCCGCGAGGTGCTCGGGCGGCACGGCGTGCTGTGGATCGCCGACGAGGTACAGACCGGCTGGGGCCGCACCGGCGACAACTTCTGGGGCTGGCAGGCGCACGGCCAGAACGGGCCGCCGGACATCATGACCTTCGCCAAGGGCATCGGCAACGGTATGTCCATCGGCGGCGTCGTCGCCCGCGCCGAGGTCATGAACTGTCTGGACAGCAACTCGATCTCGACCTTCGGCGGCACCCAGATCACCATGGCCGCCGGCCTCGCCAACCTGAACTACCTGGTCGAACACGACCTCCAGGGCAACGCGCGGCGCGTCGGTGGACTGCTCATCGAGCGGCTGCGGGCGATCACCGCGCAGATCCCGGTGGTGAAGGAAGTGCGCGGCCGGGGTCTCATGATCGGTATCGAGGTGGTCAGGCCCGGAACCGACGAAGCCAACCCGGAGGCCGCCTCCGCCGTCCTCGAAGCCGCCCGCCGCGAGGGCCTGTTGATCGGCAAGGGCGGCGGCCACAACACGAGCGCGCTGCGTATCGCGCCCCCGCTGTCGCTGACCGTCGCCGAGGCCGAGGAGGGCGCCGACGCCCTCGAACGTGCTCTGAGGAGCATCCAGTAA
- a CDS encoding nitrilase-related carbon-nitrogen hydrolase, which yields MANVVRAALVQATWTGDTASMVAKHIEHAREAARQGAKVIGFQEVFNTPYFCQVQEPEHYAWAESVPDGPTVTRMRELARETGMVIVVPVFEVEQSGFYYNTAAVIDADGTYLGKYRKHHIPQVKGFWEKYYFKPGNLGWPVFDTAVGKVGVYICYDRHFPEGWRQLGLNGAQLVYNPSATHRGLSSHLWQLEQPAAAVANEYFVAAINRVGVEEYGDNDFYGTSYFVDPRGKFVGEVASDQAEELVVRDLDFDLIEAVRTQWAFYRDRRPDAYEGLVQP from the coding sequence ATGGCCAACGTCGTACGCGCCGCCCTGGTCCAGGCGACCTGGACCGGCGACACCGCATCCATGGTCGCCAAGCACATCGAGCACGCCCGCGAGGCGGCCCGGCAGGGTGCGAAGGTGATCGGCTTCCAGGAAGTCTTCAACACGCCCTACTTCTGCCAGGTCCAGGAACCGGAGCACTACGCCTGGGCGGAATCCGTGCCCGACGGCCCGACCGTCACGCGTATGCGGGAGCTGGCCCGCGAGACCGGCATGGTGATCGTCGTCCCGGTCTTCGAGGTCGAGCAGTCCGGCTTCTACTACAACACCGCGGCGGTGATCGACGCCGACGGCACCTACCTCGGCAAGTACCGCAAGCACCACATCCCCCAGGTCAAGGGCTTCTGGGAGAAGTACTACTTCAAGCCCGGCAACCTCGGCTGGCCGGTCTTCGACACGGCCGTCGGCAAGGTAGGCGTCTACATCTGCTACGACCGCCACTTCCCGGAGGGCTGGCGCCAGCTCGGCCTGAACGGCGCCCAGCTCGTGTACAACCCGTCCGCGACCCACCGAGGCCTGTCGTCGCATCTCTGGCAACTGGAGCAGCCCGCGGCCGCCGTCGCCAACGAGTACTTCGTCGCCGCGATCAACCGGGTCGGCGTGGAGGAGTACGGGGACAACGACTTCTACGGCACCTCGTACTTCGTCGACCCGCGCGGCAAGTTCGTCGGCGAGGTCGCGAGCGACCAGGCCGAGGAACTTGTCGTGCGTGACCTGGACTTCGACCTGATCGAGGCCGTACGCACGCAGTGGGCGTTCTACCGGGACCGCCGGCCCGACGCGTACGAGGGACTCGTACAGCCGTGA
- a CDS encoding helix-turn-helix domain-containing protein: MVRTPLTPEERERGERFGRLLREARGGRSMAEIAAGAGISAETLRKIETGRAPTPAFFTVAALARTLGLSLDDLVVRCAPADAVVPTAAVA, encoded by the coding sequence ATGGTGCGCACCCCCCTGACCCCCGAAGAGCGCGAACGCGGCGAGCGGTTCGGCCGGTTGCTGCGTGAGGCCCGCGGTGGTCGCAGCATGGCGGAGATCGCTGCCGGAGCGGGTATCTCCGCGGAGACGCTCCGGAAGATCGAGACCGGCCGTGCCCCCACGCCGGCCTTCTTCACGGTCGCCGCCCTCGCCCGCACGCTGGGCCTGTCCCTGGACGACCTCGTCGTGCGGTGCGCACCGGCCGACGCGGTGGTGCCCACGGCCGCCGTGGCTTGA
- the map gene encoding type I methionyl aminopeptidase has translation MVELKTDASMDAMYEAGQVVGQGLTAVREAADVGVSLLELDEVAHEVLRKAGASSPFLGYRPSFAPTAFPAVLCASVNDAIVHGIPTSYRLRDGDLVSMDFGAELGGWAGDSAISFVVGEPRAADLRLIETAERALAAGIEAAVVGNRIGDIAHAIGTVCRAAGYGIPDGFGGHGIGRHMHEDPAVPNEGRPGRGMRLRHGMVLAIEPMLIGGGTDGFHEAADGWTLRTNDGSRAAHVEHTVAITDAGPRVLTDRGTGERR, from the coding sequence ATGGTGGAACTGAAGACGGATGCGTCGATGGACGCGATGTACGAGGCCGGGCAGGTCGTGGGGCAAGGGCTTACCGCGGTGCGGGAGGCCGCCGACGTAGGGGTCTCCCTGCTCGAACTGGACGAGGTGGCGCACGAGGTACTCCGCAAGGCGGGCGCCTCGTCGCCCTTCCTGGGCTATCGGCCCTCCTTCGCGCCCACGGCCTTCCCCGCGGTGCTCTGCGCCTCCGTGAACGACGCGATCGTGCACGGCATCCCCACCTCGTACCGGCTGCGCGACGGCGACCTCGTGTCCATGGACTTCGGCGCCGAACTGGGCGGCTGGGCCGGGGACTCGGCGATCAGCTTCGTCGTGGGCGAGCCGCGCGCGGCCGACCTGCGGCTCATCGAGACCGCGGAGCGCGCCCTCGCCGCGGGCATCGAGGCGGCCGTGGTCGGCAACCGCATCGGCGACATCGCCCACGCGATCGGCACCGTGTGCCGCGCCGCCGGGTACGGGATTCCCGACGGGTTCGGCGGGCACGGGATCGGGCGCCATATGCACGAGGATCCAGCGGTACCGAACGAGGGGCGGCCCGGGCGGGGGATGCGGTTGCGGCACGGGATGGTGCTGGCGATCGAGCCGATGCTGATCGGCGGGGGTACGGACGGTTTCCATGAGGCGGCGGACGGGTGGACGTTGCGGACGAATGACGGGTCCCGGGCGGCGCACGTGGAACACACGGTGGCCATCACGGACGCCGGGCCGCGCGTGCTGACGGATAGGGGGACGGGGGAGCGCCGTTGA
- a CDS encoding ATP-dependent Clp protease ATP-binding subunit, producing the protein MNNGFPGPEGYGPDPFSEFFARFFGGPRPQRIEIGRLMSGQARQLVADAAAYAARHGSSDLDTEHLLRAALTAEPTRSLVARAGADPDALAGEIDERSGPERHKPGQGPTPASLALTPAVKRALLDAHELARVTGSGYIGPEHVLSALAANPDSAAGHILGAAHLSASALPPEAAEPSAAGTPTGLPSRSDPPRRAPTPTLDKYGRDLTELAMQGRIDPVIGREEEIEQTVEVLSRRGKNNPVLIGEAGVGKTAIVEGLAQRIAEGDVPDVLAGRRVVALDLSGVVAGTRYRGDFEERLTNIVDEIRAHSAELVVFIDELHTVVGAGAGEGSTMDAGNILKPALARGELNIVGATTLEEYRRIEKDSALARRFQPVLVSEPSTGDALEILRGLRDRYEAHHQVRYTDEALVAAVDLSDRYLTDRRLPDKAIDLMDQAGARVRLRARTKGTDVRALEQEVEQLTRDKDQAVAGEQYEQATRLRDRIGELRQRIGAGRDEERADDGQSLEIGAEDIAEVVSRQTGIPVSSLTQEEKERLLGLEQQLHQRVVGQEEAVAVVADAVLRSRAGLASPDRPIGSFLFLGPTGVGKTELARALAETLFGSEDRMVRLDMSEYQERHTVSRLVGAPPGYVGHEEAGQLTETVRRHPYSLLLLDEVEKAHADVFNTLLQVLDDGRLTDAQGRTVDFTHTVIVMTSNLGSEAIVRSGAGLGFSAGGAEAAEEDRRERTLRPLREHFRPEFLNRIDEIVVFRQLTDEQLRRITDLLLEQTRRRLHAQGVTIEFTEQAVDRLARHGHQPEYGARPLRRTIQREVDNPLSRQLLDGRLPSGTRLVAEVEDGRLAFRTTPPPASEPAT; encoded by the coding sequence ATGAACAACGGATTCCCGGGGCCCGAAGGCTACGGTCCGGACCCCTTCAGTGAGTTCTTCGCCCGTTTCTTCGGCGGTCCGCGCCCGCAACGGATCGAGATCGGGAGGCTGATGAGCGGCCAGGCCCGGCAGCTGGTGGCCGACGCGGCGGCGTACGCGGCGCGGCACGGAAGCAGTGACCTGGACACCGAGCATCTGCTGCGCGCCGCGCTGACCGCCGAGCCGACCCGAAGTCTGGTGGCCCGCGCGGGCGCCGATCCCGACGCGCTGGCCGGTGAGATCGACGAGCGGTCGGGCCCGGAGCGGCACAAGCCGGGCCAGGGGCCGACGCCCGCGTCGCTGGCCCTGACGCCGGCGGTCAAACGGGCCCTGCTCGACGCGCACGAGCTGGCCCGGGTCACCGGCTCCGGCTACATCGGCCCCGAACACGTCCTGAGTGCCCTCGCCGCCAACCCCGACTCGGCGGCCGGGCACATCCTGGGCGCCGCGCATCTGTCGGCCTCCGCGCTGCCACCCGAGGCAGCGGAGCCGTCGGCGGCGGGCACACCCACAGGGCTCCCGTCGCGCTCGGATCCGCCGCGCCGCGCACCCACGCCGACCCTCGACAAGTACGGGCGCGATCTCACCGAGCTCGCGATGCAGGGCCGTATCGACCCGGTGATCGGGCGGGAGGAGGAGATCGAGCAGACCGTCGAAGTGCTCTCCCGGCGCGGCAAGAACAATCCCGTGCTCATCGGCGAGGCGGGCGTCGGCAAGACCGCGATCGTGGAGGGGCTGGCCCAGCGCATCGCCGAGGGGGACGTCCCCGATGTGCTGGCCGGGCGCCGGGTGGTCGCCCTGGATCTGTCCGGGGTGGTCGCCGGGACCCGTTACCGGGGCGACTTCGAGGAGCGGCTGACGAACATCGTCGACGAGATCCGCGCGCACTCCGCGGAACTGGTCGTCTTCATCGACGAGTTGCACACCGTCGTGGGCGCCGGCGCGGGCGAGGGCAGCACGATGGACGCGGGCAACATCCTCAAGCCGGCCCTGGCGCGCGGAGAGCTGAACATCGTCGGGGCGACGACTCTGGAGGAGTACCGGCGGATCGAGAAGGACTCGGCGCTGGCCCGCCGGTTCCAGCCGGTGCTGGTCTCCGAGCCGAGCACCGGTGACGCCCTGGAGATCCTGCGCGGGCTGCGCGACCGGTACGAGGCCCATCACCAGGTCCGCTACACCGACGAGGCGCTGGTGGCCGCCGTGGATCTGTCCGACCGGTATCTCACCGACCGCCGGCTGCCCGACAAGGCCATCGACCTGATGGACCAGGCCGGGGCCCGGGTGCGGCTGCGCGCCCGGACGAAGGGGACGGACGTACGGGCGCTGGAGCAGGAGGTCGAACAGCTGACCAGGGACAAGGACCAGGCGGTCGCGGGCGAGCAGTACGAGCAGGCCACGCGGTTGCGGGACCGGATCGGCGAGTTGAGGCAGCGGATCGGCGCGGGACGCGACGAGGAGCGGGCCGACGACGGACAGAGTCTGGAGATCGGCGCCGAGGACATCGCCGAGGTCGTCTCCCGGCAGACCGGCATCCCCGTCAGCAGCCTCACCCAGGAGGAGAAGGAACGGCTGCTGGGACTGGAACAGCAACTGCATCAGCGGGTCGTCGGACAGGAGGAGGCGGTGGCCGTGGTGGCGGACGCCGTGCTGCGCTCACGCGCCGGACTCGCCAGCCCCGACCGGCCGATCGGCAGCTTCCTCTTCCTGGGCCCGACCGGCGTCGGCAAGACCGAACTGGCCCGCGCGCTGGCGGAGACCCTCTTCGGCAGCGAGGACCGGATGGTGCGGCTCGACATGAGCGAGTACCAGGAGCGGCACACGGTCAGCCGGCTGGTCGGCGCCCCGCCCGGCTACGTCGGCCACGAGGAGGCCGGCCAGCTGACGGAGACCGTACGACGGCATCCGTACTCGCTGCTGTTGCTGGACGAAGTGGAGAAGGCCCATGCCGATGTCTTCAACACCCTGCTGCAGGTCCTCGACGACGGCCGGCTCACCGACGCCCAGGGCCGCACGGTCGACTTCACGCACACGGTCATCGTCATGACCAGCAACCTGGGCTCGGAGGCCATCGTCCGGAGCGGGGCGGGGCTCGGCTTCTCGGCGGGCGGCGCCGAGGCGGCCGAGGAGGACCGGCGCGAGCGGACCCTGCGTCCGCTGCGGGAGCACTTCCGGCCCGAGTTCCTCAACCGCATCGACGAGATCGTCGTGTTCCGTCAGCTCACCGACGAGCAACTGCGGCGCATCACCGACCTGTTGCTGGAGCAGACGCGTCGTCGGCTGCACGCGCAGGGCGTCACCATCGAGTTCACCGAGCAGGCCGTCGACCGGCTCGCCCGCCACGGCCACCAGCCCGAGTACGGTGCCCGGCCACTGCGCCGCACGATCCAGCGGGAGGTCGACAACCCCCTGTCCCGGCAGCTCCTCGACGGTCGACTGCCGTCCGGCACCCGGTTGGTGGCGGAAGTGGAGGACGGGCGGCTCGCCTTCCGTACGACGCCGCCGCCCGCCTCCGAGCCCGCTACCTGA
- the ggt gene encoding gamma-glutamyltransferase has translation MRLRRPVARKLAVLAAASAVVSVGAAPPTSAATDTVEKAPLAVGYGGAVSSVDPDASAAGIEVLRKGGNAVDAAVATAAALGVTEPYSAGIGGGGYFVYYDAKSRTVHTIDGRETAPLSADESLFLENGTAIPFAEAVTSGLSVGTPGTPATWRTALRSWGSKPLGNLLKPAEKLARDGFTVDATFRAQTASNEARFRNFPATVDLYLPGGRLPVVGSTLKNPDLARTYAELGRKGAGALYRGGIAQDIVDTVNKPPVDPSSGYNARPGDLTAKDLAAYRTKRQVPTKATYRGLDVYGMAPSSSGGTTVAEALNILERTDLSKASDVQYLHRYIEASRVAFADRGRWVGDPAFEDVPTKELLSQRFADSRACLIKDDAVLTSPVAPGDPRDPAACATGGTAAPTTYEGDSTTHLTVADKWGNVVSYTLTIEQTGGSGITVPGRGFLLNNELTDFSFTPANPAVHDPNLPGPGKRPRSSMSPTIVLDQHDKPVVALGSPGGATIITTVLQTLTGFLDRGLPLVDAIAAPRASQRNQTTTELEPGLWNSPLKTELEAIGHGFRQNPEIGAATAVQRLSNGRWLAAAETVRRGGGAAMVVHPVR, from the coding sequence ATGCGTCTGCGTCGCCCTGTCGCGCGGAAACTGGCTGTACTGGCGGCTGCGTCCGCCGTGGTGTCGGTGGGGGCGGCCCCGCCGACCTCCGCCGCGACGGACACCGTCGAGAAGGCCCCGCTGGCCGTCGGCTACGGCGGTGCCGTGTCCAGCGTCGACCCGGACGCCTCCGCCGCCGGCATCGAGGTGCTCCGCAAGGGCGGCAACGCGGTGGACGCGGCCGTCGCCACGGCCGCCGCGCTCGGCGTCACCGAGCCCTACTCGGCGGGCATCGGCGGAGGCGGCTACTTCGTCTACTACGACGCCAAGTCCCGTACGGTGCACACCATCGACGGCCGCGAGACCGCGCCCCTGAGCGCCGACGAGAGCCTCTTCCTGGAGAACGGCACGGCGATCCCCTTCGCGGAGGCCGTCACCAGCGGCCTGAGCGTCGGCACGCCCGGCACCCCGGCGACCTGGCGGACGGCGCTGAGGAGTTGGGGCAGCAAGCCGCTCGGCAACCTGCTGAAGCCCGCCGAGAAGCTCGCCCGCGACGGCTTCACCGTCGACGCGACCTTCCGCGCCCAGACCGCCTCCAACGAGGCCCGGTTCCGGAACTTCCCGGCCACGGTCGACCTGTACCTGCCCGGTGGCCGGCTGCCGGTGGTCGGATCGACCCTCAAGAACCCCGATCTGGCCCGCACCTACGCGGAGTTGGGCCGCAAGGGCGCCGGCGCGCTCTACCGGGGTGGCATCGCCCAGGACATCGTTGACACGGTCAACAAGCCGCCGGTGGACCCGAGTTCGGGCTACAACGCCCGCCCCGGCGACCTGACGGCCAAGGACCTCGCCGCCTACCGCACCAAGCGCCAGGTGCCCACGAAGGCGACGTACCGAGGTCTCGACGTCTACGGGATGGCCCCCTCGTCCTCCGGCGGTACCACGGTCGCCGAGGCGCTCAACATCCTTGAGCGGACCGACCTTTCGAAGGCGAGCGACGTCCAGTACCTGCACCGCTACATCGAGGCCAGCCGTGTCGCCTTCGCCGACCGGGGCCGCTGGGTCGGTGACCCCGCCTTCGAGGACGTACCGACGAAGGAGCTGCTGTCGCAGAGGTTCGCCGACTCGCGCGCGTGCCTGATCAAGGACGACGCGGTGCTGACCAGCCCCGTCGCACCGGGTGACCCGCGCGATCCGGCGGCCTGCGCGACGGGCGGTACGGCCGCGCCGACGACGTACGAGGGCGACAGCACGACCCATCTCACGGTCGCCGACAAGTGGGGCAACGTCGTCTCCTACACGCTCACCATCGAGCAGACCGGCGGCAGCGGCATCACCGTGCCGGGCCGGGGCTTCCTGCTCAACAACGAGCTGACGGACTTCTCCTTCACCCCGGCCAACCCGGCCGTGCACGACCCGAACCTGCCGGGTCCGGGCAAGCGCCCGCGCTCGTCGATGTCGCCGACGATCGTGCTGGACCAGCACGACAAGCCCGTGGTGGCGCTCGGTTCGCCGGGCGGAGCGACCATCATCACCACCGTGCTGCAGACGCTGACCGGCTTCCTCGACCGGGGCCTGCCGCTGGTCGACGCGATCGCCGCGCCCCGCGCCAGCCAGCGCAACCAGACCACCACCGAACTCGAACCGGGCTTGTGGAACAGTCCGTTGAAGACCGAACTCGAAGCCATCGGGCACGGCTTCCGGCAGAACCCGGAGATCGGCGCGGCGACCGCCGTCCAGCGCCTGTCGAACGGCAGGTGGCTGGCCGCCGCGGAGACGGTACGGCGCGGGGGTGGCGCGGCGATGGTCGTGCACCCGGTCAGGTAG
- a CDS encoding CocE/NonD family hydrolase: protein MRHPHGTTSRTARALRTSAAGAVSATLVAGTALGLAPAAQAASGTTGAPTTRFVDIKGYGGTVLKANVVAPADASRAYPLLVLPTSWGLPQVEYLAQAQKLADAGYVVVSYNVRGFWESGGYIEVAGPPDMADASKVIDWALANTPADAGHIGMAGLSYGAGISLLTAAQDKRVKAVAALSGWADLIDSIYGGRTQHLQAAALLDGAGRITGRQGPELQQIFKDFYASNLDKEGDMIAWGEKRSPEAYLDQLNTNGTAVMLANAWGDSIFPPNQYADFYEKLAGPKRLELRPGDHATTEVTGLFGLPNDVWTDTRRWFDRYLKGTANGIDREQPVQLKSRTGGAFEGYPDWKSVASTREKIALTSGTTIRANVDSGANGGVIFLSSVLDQLAQLPPVASIPLLPRRWAAVWQSEKYATARSVRGTAKLHTTVTATKESGTLVAYLYDVGPLGLGKLVSHAPYTFHGETPGRPFGVDLELLSTAYDVPAGHRLALVVDTVDPLYIEHNPTGAQLTFSSPPNDPSYVSIPLREQ from the coding sequence GTGAGACACCCGCACGGCACCACATCGCGTACGGCCAGGGCTCTGCGTACGAGCGCCGCCGGCGCCGTCTCGGCCACCCTGGTTGCCGGCACGGCCCTGGGCCTCGCCCCCGCCGCACAGGCGGCGTCCGGCACCACAGGCGCCCCCACCACCCGCTTCGTCGACATCAAGGGCTACGGCGGCACCGTCCTCAAGGCCAACGTCGTCGCCCCGGCCGACGCCTCACGCGCGTACCCGCTCCTCGTGCTCCCCACGAGCTGGGGCCTCCCCCAGGTCGAATATCTGGCCCAGGCGCAGAAGCTCGCCGACGCCGGTTACGTCGTGGTCAGTTACAACGTCCGCGGCTTCTGGGAGTCCGGCGGATACATAGAGGTGGCGGGCCCACCCGACATGGCCGACGCCTCGAAGGTGATCGACTGGGCCCTCGCCAACACCCCGGCCGACGCCGGGCACATCGGCATGGCGGGGCTGTCGTACGGCGCGGGCATCAGCCTGCTCACCGCCGCACAGGACAAGCGCGTCAAGGCGGTCGCCGCGCTGAGCGGCTGGGCCGACCTGATCGACTCGATCTACGGCGGGCGCACCCAGCACCTCCAGGCGGCCGCCCTGCTGGACGGCGCCGGACGGATCACCGGCCGCCAGGGCCCCGAACTCCAGCAGATCTTCAAGGACTTCTACGCCTCCAACCTGGACAAGGAGGGGGACATGATCGCCTGGGGGGAGAAACGTTCCCCCGAGGCCTACCTGGACCAGCTCAACACCAACGGCACGGCGGTCATGCTCGCCAACGCCTGGGGCGACTCCATCTTCCCGCCCAACCAGTACGCCGACTTCTACGAGAAGCTCGCCGGCCCGAAGCGGCTGGAGCTGCGGCCCGGCGACCACGCCACCACCGAGGTGACCGGCCTGTTCGGGCTGCCCAACGACGTGTGGACGGACACCCGGCGCTGGTTCGACCGCTACCTCAAGGGCACGGCCAACGGCATCGACCGCGAGCAGCCCGTCCAGCTCAAGTCCCGTACGGGCGGCGCCTTCGAGGGCTATCCGGACTGGAAGTCGGTCGCCTCGACCCGCGAGAAGATCGCCCTGACGAGCGGCACCACGATCCGCGCGAACGTCGACTCGGGCGCGAACGGCGGCGTCATCTTCCTGTCCAGCGTCCTGGACCAGCTCGCCCAACTCCCGCCGGTCGCCTCGATTCCGCTGCTGCCGCGCCGCTGGGCGGCCGTATGGCAGTCGGAGAAGTACGCGACGGCGCGGTCCGTACGCGGCACCGCGAAGCTGCACACCACGGTGACGGCCACCAAGGAGAGCGGCACCCTCGTCGCCTACCTGTACGACGTGGGCCCGCTCGGCCTCGGCAAGCTGGTCAGCCACGCGCCGTACACCTTCCACGGTGAGACACCCGGCCGGCCGTTCGGCGTGGACCTGGAGTTGCTCTCCACGGCCTACGACGTTCCGGCGGGCCACCGTCTCGCCCTGGTCGTCGACACGGTCGACCCGCTCTACATCGAGCACAACCCGACCGGCGCGCAGCTGACCTTCTCCTCGCCGCCGAACGACCCGTCGTACGTGTCGATACCGCTGCGCGAGCAGTGA
- a CDS encoding amino acid ABC transporter ATP-binding protein translates to MAVDPLIEMHDVNKYYGELHVLQDIDLTVGKGEVVVVIGPSGSGKSTLCRAINRLEPIHSGTIRIDGQPLPDEGKALAALRADVGMVFQAFNLFAHKTVLQNVSLGQVKVRKRSKEDADKRSRELLDRVGLADQAPKYPAQLSGGQQQRVAIARALAMDPKVMLFDEPTSALDPEMINEVLEVMQQLAREGMTMVVVTHEMGFARSAANRVVFMSDGRIVEDRTPDEFFTNPESDRAKDFLSKILKH, encoded by the coding sequence ATGGCGGTCGATCCGCTGATCGAGATGCACGACGTGAACAAGTACTACGGCGAGCTGCATGTCCTGCAGGACATCGACCTCACCGTCGGCAAGGGGGAGGTGGTCGTGGTCATCGGCCCGTCGGGGTCGGGGAAGTCGACCCTGTGCAGGGCGATCAACCGGCTGGAGCCGATTCACTCCGGCACGATCCGGATCGACGGGCAGCCGCTGCCGGACGAGGGCAAGGCCCTCGCGGCGCTCCGCGCGGACGTCGGCATGGTCTTCCAGGCCTTCAACCTCTTCGCGCACAAGACGGTCCTGCAGAATGTGTCGCTCGGCCAGGTCAAGGTGCGGAAACGGAGCAAGGAGGACGCCGACAAGCGCTCCCGTGAACTCCTCGACCGTGTGGGCCTCGCCGACCAGGCGCCGAAGTACCCGGCGCAGCTCTCCGGCGGCCAGCAGCAGCGCGTGGCCATCGCCCGCGCCCTCGCCATGGACCCCAAGGTCATGCTGTTCGACGAGCCGACCTCGGCCCTCGACCCGGAGATGATCAACGAAGTCCTCGAAGTCATGCAGCAGTTGGCGCGCGAGGGCATGACCATGGTCGTCGTCACCCATGAGATGGGTTTCGCCCGTTCCGCCGCCAATCGCGTGGTCTTCATGTCGGACGGCCGCATCGTCGAGGACCGCACTCCGGACGAGTTCTTCACCAACCCGGAGAGCGACCGTGCCAAGGATTTCCTCTCCAAGATCCTCAAGCACTGA
- a CDS encoding DUF6278 family protein, which translates to MNISFLGNWRKRRDPAFGVAVFTSGDGDDDGHEGLAELLSECELLRTQAAQAGVELDDSATSLEALDQLVPRWRDDEETVAWLGNDAGLYLGTVVVRTVPGARWEIWSNGQPVVRLASGREIDVVEAGQEWAASGAPELSQLYAEVAEG; encoded by the coding sequence ATGAACATCTCTTTCCTGGGCAACTGGCGCAAGAGGCGTGACCCCGCGTTCGGGGTCGCGGTGTTCACCTCCGGTGACGGTGACGACGACGGTCACGAGGGACTCGCCGAACTCCTCTCCGAATGCGAACTGCTGCGCACACAGGCCGCGCAGGCCGGTGTCGAACTCGACGACTCCGCGACCTCGTTGGAAGCACTCGACCAGCTCGTCCCGCGCTGGCGCGACGACGAGGAGACCGTGGCCTGGCTCGGGAACGACGCCGGGCTCTACCTGGGCACGGTCGTCGTACGGACCGTCCCCGGCGCCCGCTGGGAGATCTGGTCCAATGGACAGCCCGTGGTACGACTGGCCTCCGGCCGTGAGATCGATGTGGTCGAGGCCGGCCAGGAGTGGGCCGCCAGCGGCGCACCGGAACTCTCCCAGCTGTACGCCGAGGTCGCGGAGGGGTGA